The DNA window TGTTCATCGCTGCGTGAAGATCGTGCTCCCAGCCCGCGACTTCGCGTAGAGGAATGAACGGCACACCGCTTGCGCGATCGCCATTGCGGGTATCCAGCTTATGCGCAACTTCGTGGACGATAAGGTTAAAACCGGAGGCATCGAAGGAGTCCTGAATGTCGAGCCAGTTGAGAACAATAGGGCCTTGCTGCCAGCTTTGCCCTGATTGCACGATTCGTTGATTATGCACCAGGCCGATATCATCTTCCCATTCATCATCGACGACAAACGGAGCAGGGTAGATGAGCACTTCGTGGAAGCCGTCTAACCATTCGATCCCAAGTTCGAGAACCGGCAGGCAAAACAGTAGTGCGATACGGGCGCTATGAAGGGGGGGAAGCTCAAGCCCTTGTAACGCAACGAGACGCTTCTGCTGTAAAAAACGGTTTGCCATTTGTGCAAGTTGCCGCTGCTCCTGCTCGGAGAGATTGGCTAAAACTGGGATGGCAAGCGCCTGTTCCCAGGGGATTTCTGCGTTGCCAGACTCTTCATCTACTTTCCAGGGCCATTTAAACATCATATTGCTCGCAAAGTCGTCACTTGAACTGAATTAAAGAGACAGGAACTATTAAAATGCCAAAGAACCTGGCATTATAGCAACCTCAACAGCGGAGAGATGCCAGAGCGGCTGAATGGACCGGTCTCGAAAACCGGAGTAGGGGCAACTCTACCGGGGGTTCAAATCCCCCTCTCTCCGCCAATCATTCAAAAAAATCAATAAGTTGCGAAGATTTTTTGATTTTACCCTGCATAAATCCCTGCATTAAAATTTCTTGCTATCGCTCTGTTTTCTCACCTCTAACGCTGTCATTTTTACCATGTTGCTCCTTGTAGGGCATCCACTTTTATCTTCTTTAGTTCACAAGCTCACACTCTTAAACAACAACTTAGCCCATCCCGCATCTCGGATAACAAAATTGTTGAACTGCATGTGTTTCATACGAATACCTGTAAGGGTATCCAAAGGGAATGATTATTTGAGATATATACATGGAAATGATAATCGTTATTGTTTATTGTGATGATTTTCGATAGATAGTTGAGTGAAGGTAAATCTGGAAGGAACTGTATGAGCTTTGAAGCTAAAAAGGAACACGCAATTGCCATCATGGAAAGCAAGAAGATGTGGCGTAGCAACTATGCCCCTCCTTTACTACGCCTCGCATGGAAAGCTGGCCTCAAGATTCCACCATTACCTTTTGCCTCATTTGGGAAAGTCACTTTGTTGATGGGAGGATGGTTTGGTCCGGCATGGGGGATCTGTATGTGGTTTTTTACTTGGAAGGACACTGGGATGCAACCGGGCGCAGCATTTGTCTCAAGCATAGTCGCGGGTATTTGCTTTGGTGTTCTTATGGCTGTGTATCATTGGTGGCGAAAGGTAGTTAACAATCTGCCAGACTGGGACAGTCTGGAGTAAAGATCTATATAGCCTTTAAATGGACTGGGTGT is part of the Klebsiella huaxiensis genome and encodes:
- the mtfA gene encoding DgsA anti-repressor MtfA; translated protein: MMFKWPWKVDEESGNAEIPWEQALAIPVLANLSEQEQRQLAQMANRFLQQKRLVALQGLELPPLHSARIALLFCLPVLELGIEWLDGFHEVLIYPAPFVVDDEWEDDIGLVHNQRIVQSGQSWQQGPIVLNWLDIQDSFDASGFNLIVHEVAHKLDTRNGDRASGVPFIPLREVAGWEHDLHAAMNNIQDEIDLVGESAASVDAYAATDPAECFAVLSEYFFSAPELFAPRFPALWQRFCHFYRQDPLERLRENSPQNEGDNPAVH
- a CDS encoding DUF6404 family protein; its protein translation is MSFEAKKEHAIAIMESKKMWRSNYAPPLLRLAWKAGLKIPPLPFASFGKVTLLMGGWFGPAWGICMWFFTWKDTGMQPGAAFVSSIVAGICFGVLMAVYHWWRKVVNNLPDWDSLE